One stretch of Streptomyces sp. NBC_01363 DNA includes these proteins:
- a CDS encoding LacI family DNA-binding transcriptional regulator yields the protein MTVTLADVAARARVSPATVSRVLNGNYPVAASTRERVLRAVDDLDYVLNGPASSLAAATSDLVGILVNDIADPFFGIMAGAAQTEIGGPGDGSGRAGGEKLAVVCNTGGSPERELTYLTLLQRQRAAAVVLTGGAVEDPAHQAAVSAKLAKLADAGTRVVLCGRPPLPDGEAVVAALAFDNRGGGRRLTEHLLSLGHRRIGYVAGPLERTTTRHRLEGHRDAMRAAGLVGDEERLTVHGPYDRRSGYDATLELLRREPEVTAVVAANDTVALGASAAIRDRGLRIPEDISVAGFDDLPFSVDAVPALTTVRLPLFEAGARAGRLAMGKETPPPGGIATIAAELMVRGSTAPPRS from the coding sequence ATGACAGTCACCCTGGCGGATGTGGCGGCTCGCGCCCGGGTGTCGCCGGCCACCGTCTCCCGCGTGCTGAACGGCAACTACCCGGTGGCCGCGTCCACCCGCGAGCGGGTCCTGCGCGCGGTGGACGACCTGGACTATGTGCTCAACGGGCCGGCGAGTTCACTCGCGGCGGCCACGTCGGACCTGGTCGGCATCCTGGTCAACGACATCGCGGACCCGTTCTTCGGGATCATGGCGGGTGCGGCGCAGACCGAGATCGGCGGACCCGGGGACGGCTCGGGCCGGGCGGGTGGCGAGAAGCTCGCCGTCGTCTGCAACACCGGCGGCTCCCCCGAGCGCGAACTCACTTATCTCACCCTGCTCCAGCGCCAGCGCGCCGCGGCCGTCGTGCTGACCGGGGGCGCCGTGGAGGACCCGGCACACCAGGCCGCGGTCTCCGCCAAGCTGGCCAAACTCGCGGACGCGGGCACCCGGGTGGTGCTGTGCGGGCGGCCCCCGCTGCCGGACGGCGAGGCGGTCGTGGCCGCGCTCGCCTTCGACAACCGGGGCGGCGGACGCCGCCTCACCGAGCACCTGCTCTCGCTCGGCCACCGGCGGATCGGCTATGTCGCGGGCCCGCTGGAGCGGACGACCACCCGCCACCGGCTGGAGGGCCACCGCGACGCGATGCGGGCGGCGGGGCTCGTCGGCGACGAGGAGCGCCTCACCGTCCACGGACCCTACGACCGCCGCTCCGGCTACGACGCCACACTCGAACTCCTGCGCCGCGAACCGGAGGTGACGGCGGTCGTCGCCGCCAACGACACGGTGGCCCTGGGCGCGAGCGCGGCGATCCGGGACCGCGGTCTCCGTATCCCCGAGGACATCTCGGTGGCGGGCTTCGACGACCTGCCGTTCTCGGTGGACGCGGTCCCGGCGCTGACGACCGTGCGGCTGCCGCTCTTCGAGGCGGGCGCGCGGGCGGGCCGCCTCGCGATGGGCAAGGAGACGCCGCCGCCCGGGGGCATCGCGACGATCGCGGCGGAACTGATGGTGCGGGGGTCGACGGCGCCGCCGCGGTCGTGA
- a CDS encoding citrate synthase codes for MSDNSVVLRYGDGEYTYPVIDSTVGDKGFDIGKLRANTGLVTLDSGYGNTAAYKSAITYLDGEQGILRYRGYPIEQLAERSTFLEVAYTLINGELPKVDELSTFKNEITQHTLLHEDVKRFFDGFPRDAHPMAMLSSVVSALSTFYQDSHNPFDEEQRHLSTIRLLAKLPTIAAYAYKKSIGHPFVYPRNDLGYVENFLRMTFSVPAQEYDLDPVVVSALDKLLILHADHEQNCSTSTVRLVGSSQANMFASISAGISALWGPLHGGANQSVLEMLEGIQANGGDVDSFIRKVKNKEDGVRLMGFGHRVYKSFDPRAKIIKAAAHDVLSALGKSDELLDIALKLEEHALSDEYFVSRNLYPNVDFYTGLIYRAMGFPTEMFTVLFAIGRLPGWIAQWHEMIKEPGSRIGRPRQIYTGEVLRDFVPVEAR; via the coding sequence GTGAGCGACAACTCTGTAGTACTGCGGTACGGCGACGGCGAGTACACCTACCCGGTGATCGACAGCACCGTCGGCGACAAGGGCTTCGACATCGGGAAGCTCCGGGCCAATACCGGTCTGGTGACGCTGGACAGCGGATATGGCAACACCGCAGCCTATAAATCCGCCATCACCTACCTCGACGGTGAGCAGGGCATCCTGCGCTACCGCGGCTACCCCATCGAGCAGCTCGCCGAGCGCTCGACGTTCCTCGAGGTCGCGTACACGCTCATCAACGGCGAGCTTCCCAAGGTCGACGAGCTGTCGACCTTCAAGAACGAGATCACCCAGCACACGCTGCTGCACGAAGACGTCAAGCGTTTCTTCGACGGCTTCCCGCGTGACGCCCACCCGATGGCCATGCTGTCCTCGGTCGTCAGCGCGCTGTCCACGTTCTACCAGGACAGCCACAACCCGTTCGACGAGGAGCAGCGCCACCTCTCGACGATCCGGCTGCTCGCCAAGCTGCCGACGATCGCGGCGTACGCCTACAAGAAGTCGATCGGCCACCCCTTCGTCTACCCGCGCAACGACCTCGGGTACGTCGAGAACTTCCTGCGCATGACCTTCTCGGTCCCCGCCCAGGAGTACGACCTGGACCCGGTCGTCGTCTCCGCGCTCGACAAGCTGCTCATCCTGCACGCGGACCACGAGCAGAACTGTTCGACCTCCACCGTGCGTCTGGTCGGCTCCTCGCAGGCGAACATGTTCGCCTCGATCTCCGCCGGCATCTCGGCACTGTGGGGCCCGCTGCACGGTGGCGCCAACCAGTCGGTGCTGGAGATGCTCGAAGGCATCCAGGCCAACGGCGGCGATGTCGACTCCTTCATCCGCAAGGTGAAGAACAAGGAGGACGGCGTCCGGCTGATGGGCTTCGGCCACCGCGTCTACAAGTCCTTCGACCCGCGCGCCAAGATCATCAAGGCCGCCGCCCACGACGTGCTGTCCGCGCTCGGCAAGTCCGACGAGCTGCTCGACATCGCGCTGAAGCTGGAGGAGCACGCGCTCTCCGACGAGTACTTCGTCTCGCGCAACCTCTACCCGAACGTGGACTTCTACACGGGTCTGATCTACCGGGCCATGGGCTTCCCGACCGAGATGTTCACCGTGCTCTTCGCGATCGGCCGTCTCCCCGGCTGGATCGCCCAGTGGCACGAGATGATCAAGGAGCCGGGTTCCCGCATCGGCCGCCCGCGCCAGATCTACACCGGAGAGGTCCTGCGCGACTTCGTCCCGGTCGAGGCCCGCTGA
- a CDS encoding Gfo/Idh/MocA family protein, whose product MTRRTVRIAMNGVTGRMGYRQHLVRSILAIREQGGLDLGDGDVLWPEPVLVGRRAHALEELAAQHGLTEWSTDLDAVLADDTIDIYFDAQVTSARVDAIKKAIAAGKHIYTEKPTATDVEGALELARLAGEAGIKHGVVQDKIFLPGLLKLKRLIDGGFFGEILSVRGEFGYWVFEGDWQEAQRPSWNYRAEDGGGIVVDMFPHWEYVLHELFGRVSTVQAHVQTHIPQRWDEQGKPYAATADDSAYGIFQLGSGAVAQINSSWTVRVNRDELVEFQVDGTHGSAVAGLRNCRVQHRSATPKPVWNPDLPVTESFRDQWQEVPDNAVFDNGFKAQWELFLRHIVLDEPYSWDLMAGARGVQLAELGLKSHAEGRRLDVPELSL is encoded by the coding sequence GTGACACGCAGGACAGTGCGCATCGCCATGAACGGCGTCACGGGTCGCATGGGATACCGGCAGCACCTGGTGCGCTCGATCCTCGCGATCCGCGAGCAGGGCGGCCTCGACCTCGGCGACGGGGACGTGCTGTGGCCCGAGCCCGTGCTGGTCGGCCGCCGCGCCCACGCGCTGGAGGAGCTCGCCGCTCAGCACGGCCTGACCGAGTGGTCGACCGACCTCGACGCGGTCCTCGCCGACGACACGATCGACATCTACTTCGACGCCCAGGTCACCTCGGCCCGCGTGGACGCGATCAAGAAGGCCATCGCCGCGGGCAAGCACATCTACACCGAGAAGCCGACCGCCACGGACGTCGAGGGCGCCCTGGAGCTGGCCCGGCTGGCCGGTGAAGCCGGAATCAAGCACGGCGTGGTCCAGGACAAGATCTTCCTGCCGGGCCTGCTGAAGCTGAAGCGCCTCATCGACGGCGGCTTCTTCGGCGAGATCCTCTCCGTGCGCGGCGAGTTCGGCTACTGGGTCTTCGAGGGCGACTGGCAGGAGGCCCAGCGCCCGTCGTGGAACTACCGCGCGGAGGACGGCGGCGGCATCGTCGTCGACATGTTCCCGCACTGGGAGTACGTGCTCCACGAGCTGTTCGGCCGGGTCTCCACCGTCCAGGCGCACGTCCAGACGCACATCCCGCAGCGCTGGGACGAGCAGGGCAAGCCGTACGCCGCGACCGCCGACGACTCCGCGTACGGCATCTTCCAGCTGGGGAGCGGCGCGGTCGCGCAGATCAACTCCTCCTGGACGGTCCGCGTCAACCGCGACGAGCTCGTCGAGTTCCAGGTCGACGGAACCCACGGCTCCGCCGTCGCGGGCCTGCGCAACTGCCGTGTCCAGCACCGCTCGGCCACCCCCAAGCCGGTCTGGAACCCCGACCTCCCGGTCACCGAGTCGTTCCGCGACCAGTGGCAGGAAGTTCCCGACAACGCGGTCTTCGACAACGGCTTCAAGGCCCAGTGGGAGCTCTTCCTGCGCCACATCGTCCTCGACGAGCCGTACTCCTGGGACCTGATGGCCGGCGCCCGCGGCGTGCAGCTCGCCGAGCTGGGCCTGAAGTCCCACGCCGAGGGCCGCCGCCTCGACGTACCGGAGCTGTCGCTGTGA
- a CDS encoding ATP-dependent RecD-like DNA helicase gives MSNMAVLEGVLERITYANEENGYTVARVDTGRGANDLLTVVGSLLGAQPGESLRMEGRWGSHSQYGKQFTVENYTTILPATIQGIRRYLGSGLIKGIGPVMADRITTHFGVDTLDIIENEPKRLVEVPGLGPKRTKMIAAAWEEQKAIKEVMVFLQGVGVSTSIAVRIYKKYEDASISVVKNQPYRLAADVWGIGFLTADKIAQAVGIPHDSPERVKAGLQYALSQSTDQGHCFLPEERLIADGVKLLQVDTGLVIECLAELAEDPEGVVREKVPSPEGGELVTAIYLVPFHRAEIALAAQVQRLLRTPEERMPAFADVDWDKALAWLVTRTGANLAAEQEAAVRLALSRKVAVLTGGPGCGKSFTVRSIVELARAKKAKVVLAAPTGRAAKRLSELTGAEASTVHRLLELKPGGDAAYDRDRPLDADLVVVDEASMLDLLLANKLLKAVAPGAHLLLVGDVDQLPSVGAGEVLRDLLADGSPVPAVRLTTIFRQAQQSGVVTNAHRINSGIPPLTQGLKDFFLFVEDETEDAGVLAVDVAARRIPAKFGLDPRRDVQVLAPMHRGPAGAGTLNGLLQQAITPGRPNLPEKRFGGRVFRVGDKVTQIRNNYDKGENGVFNGTVGVVTALDLDEQKLTVLTDEDEEIGYDFDELDELAHAYAMTIHRSQGSEYPAVVIPVTRSAWMMLQRNLLYTAVTRAKKLVVLVGSRQAIGQAVRTVSAGRRCTALDYRLSGGSGGGSAEKMIDQIGGKHHAALPEPEPRGQDE, from the coding sequence ATGTCCAACATGGCCGTCCTCGAAGGTGTGCTGGAGCGCATCACGTACGCCAACGAGGAGAACGGGTACACGGTCGCGCGCGTCGACACCGGTCGCGGTGCCAACGATCTGCTCACCGTGGTCGGTTCGCTGCTCGGTGCGCAGCCCGGTGAGTCGCTGCGGATGGAAGGGCGCTGGGGCTCGCACTCGCAGTACGGCAAGCAGTTCACCGTCGAGAACTACACGACGATCCTGCCCGCCACCATCCAAGGCATCCGCCGCTATCTCGGCTCCGGCCTGATCAAGGGCATCGGCCCGGTGATGGCCGACCGGATCACCACCCACTTCGGCGTCGACACCCTCGACATCATCGAGAACGAACCGAAGCGGCTCGTCGAGGTCCCCGGCCTCGGCCCCAAGCGCACGAAGATGATCGCCGCTGCGTGGGAGGAGCAGAAGGCGATCAAGGAGGTGATGGTCTTCCTCCAGGGCGTCGGCGTCTCCACCTCCATCGCCGTCCGTATCTACAAGAAGTACGAGGACGCCTCGATCTCCGTCGTGAAGAACCAGCCCTACCGGCTCGCCGCCGACGTCTGGGGCATCGGCTTCCTCACCGCCGACAAGATCGCCCAGGCCGTCGGCATCCCGCACGACAGCCCGGAGAGGGTCAAGGCGGGATTGCAGTACGCGTTGTCGCAGTCCACCGACCAGGGGCACTGCTTCCTCCCGGAGGAGCGGCTGATCGCGGACGGGGTGAAGCTGCTCCAGGTCGACACGGGGCTGGTCATCGAGTGCCTCGCCGAACTGGCCGAGGACCCGGAGGGCGTCGTACGGGAGAAGGTGCCGTCGCCCGAGGGCGGCGAGCTCGTCACCGCCATCTACCTGGTGCCCTTCCACCGCGCCGAGATCGCCCTCGCCGCCCAGGTCCAGCGGCTGCTGCGGACGCCCGAGGAGCGGATGCCGGCCTTCGCGGACGTGGACTGGGACAAGGCTCTGGCCTGGCTCGTCACGCGTACGGGGGCGAATCTGGCCGCCGAGCAGGAGGCGGCGGTCCGGCTGGCGCTCAGCCGGAAGGTCGCGGTGCTGACCGGTGGGCCCGGCTGCGGGAAGTCGTTCACCGTCCGGTCGATCGTGGAGCTGGCGCGGGCCAAGAAGGCCAAGGTGGTGCTGGCCGCGCCCACCGGGCGGGCGGCCAAGCGGCTCTCCGAGCTGACCGGGGCCGAGGCATCCACCGTGCACCGGCTGCTCGAACTGAAGCCGGGAGGCGACGCCGCGTACGACCGGGACCGTCCGCTGGACGCCGATCTGGTCGTCGTCGACGAGGCGTCGATGCTGGATCTGCTGCTCGCCAACAAACTGCTGAAGGCGGTGGCGCCCGGTGCCCACCTCCTGCTCGTCGGGGATGTCGACCAGTTGCCGTCGGTCGGCGCGGGGGAGGTGCTGCGCGATCTGCTCGCCGACGGCAGCCCCGTCCCCGCGGTCCGGCTCACCACGATCTTCCGCCAGGCCCAGCAGTCCGGCGTCGTCACCAACGCCCACCGGATCAACTCCGGGATACCGCCCCTCACCCAGGGTCTCAAGGACTTCTTCCTCTTCGTGGAGGACGAGACGGAGGACGCCGGCGTGCTCGCGGTGGACGTCGCGGCGCGCCGCATTCCCGCCAAGTTCGGCCTCGACCCGCGGCGCGACGTACAGGTCCTCGCCCCGATGCACCGGGGCCCGGCCGGCGCGGGCACGCTCAACGGACTCCTCCAGCAGGCCATCACCCCGGGCCGCCCGAACCTCCCCGAGAAGCGGTTCGGCGGCCGGGTCTTCCGGGTCGGCGACAAGGTCACCCAGATCCGCAACAACTACGACAAGGGGGAGAACGGCGTCTTCAACGGCACGGTCGGCGTCGTCACCGCCCTCGACCTGGACGAACAGAAGCTGACGGTCCTCACCGACGAGGACGAGGAGATCGGTTACGACTTCGACGAGCTGGACGAACTGGCCCACGCGTACGCCATGACGATCCACCGCTCCCAGGGCAGCGAGTACCCGGCCGTCGTCATCCCCGTTACCAGGAGCGCCTGGATGATGCTCCAGCGGAACCTGCTGTACACCGCCGTGACCAGGGCCAAGAAGCTCGTCGTGCTGGTCGGCTCGCGGCAGGCGATCGGCCAGGCGGTCCGCACGGTTTCCGCAGGCAGGCGCTGTACGGCGCTGGATTACCGGCTGTCAGGGGGCTCGGGCGGAGGATCGGCGGAAAAAATGATCGATCAAATCGGTGGGAAACATCACGCAGCCCTTCCGGAACCGGAACCGAGGGGGCAGGATGAGTAA
- a CDS encoding sugar phosphate isomerase/epimerase: MSDGRLSINQETIKQWSLPELAEGCVKAGIDKVGLWRAPVQSYGIERTARLLADSGLSVTSLCRGGFFTALDPAERARALDDNRAALDEAAALSTDTLVLVSGGLPEGSKDLHGARERIVDALGQLAPYAAERGVRLAIEPLHPMFASDRCVVSTLSQALDIAEHFPAEQVGVVVDTYHIWWDDQAPAQIARAGVGGRIHSFQLADWITPLPAGVLVGRGQLGDGAVDFRAFRTLAEATGFDGPIEVEIFNEDLWARDGAEVLAEVASRYAEHAC, from the coding sequence ATGAGCGACGGCCGTCTCTCCATCAACCAGGAGACCATCAAGCAGTGGTCGCTGCCCGAACTGGCCGAGGGCTGCGTCAAGGCGGGCATCGACAAGGTCGGCCTGTGGCGGGCCCCCGTCCAGTCGTACGGCATCGAGCGCACCGCCCGGCTCCTGGCCGACTCCGGCCTGTCCGTCACCAGCCTGTGCCGCGGCGGCTTCTTCACCGCCCTGGACCCGGCGGAACGGGCCCGCGCCCTGGACGACAACCGCGCCGCGCTCGACGAGGCGGCGGCCCTGTCCACCGACACCCTGGTCCTGGTCTCCGGCGGCCTCCCCGAGGGCAGCAAGGACCTGCACGGCGCCCGTGAACGCATCGTGGACGCTCTCGGCCAACTGGCTCCGTACGCGGCCGAACGCGGCGTACGCCTCGCCATCGAACCGCTGCACCCGATGTTCGCCTCGGACCGCTGCGTCGTCTCCACGCTCTCCCAGGCCCTGGACATCGCGGAGCACTTCCCCGCCGAACAGGTCGGGGTGGTCGTCGACACGTACCACATCTGGTGGGACGACCAGGCGCCCGCGCAGATCGCCCGCGCGGGCGTCGGCGGCCGCATCCACTCCTTCCAGCTGGCCGACTGGATCACCCCGCTCCCGGCCGGCGTCCTGGTGGGCCGCGGCCAACTCGGCGACGGAGCGGTGGACTTCCGCGCGTTCCGCACCCTGGCCGAGGCCACCGGCTTCGACGGCCCGATCGAGGTGGAGATCTTCAACGAGGACCTCTGGGCCCGCGACGGCGCCGAAGTCCTCGCGGAGGTCGCGTCCCGGTACGCCGAACACGCCTGCTGA
- a CDS encoding cation-translocating P-type ATPase has translation MHSATEAGTRAAEASTAELTIGGMTCASCAARVEKKLNRMDGVTATVNYATEKAKVAFGPETGLADLIAMVERTGYTAQPVHHPEPPPPAPPTSDDTRAGTEAEDDDPDERSAAQALALLRQRLIVSAALAAPVVVLAMVPALQFDNWQWLSLTLAAPVVVWGGLPFHRATWTNLRHGAATMDTLVSIGTLAAFGWSLWALFLGDAGMTGMRHGFDLTVSRAGDSSTIYLEVAAGVVTFLLLGRYLEARSKRKAGSALRALMHLGAQDVSVLRDGTEVRVPVARLAAGDRFVVRPGEKIATDGTVVEGASAVDASMLTGESVPVEIGVGDSVTGATVNTSGRLVVEATRVGADTQLARMAKLVEDAQNGKAEVQRLADRISAVFVPVVLVIALVTLIAWLLVTDDVTAAFTAAVAVLIIACPCALGLATPTALMVGTGRGAQLGILIKGPEVLETTRRVDTIVLDKTGTVTTGRMTLLDVHTTEDTDETDVLRLAGALEHSSEHPIAQAVATGAAERTGTPLPTPEDFANIPGLGVQGVVDGHRVLVGRPQLLADAGIDTPDALSGAVADAAAEGRTAVMVAWDGRARGVLAVADKIKDTSAEAVAELRALGLRPVLLTGDNRAVADAVARAVGIDEVHAEVLPEEKVHVIEGLRAEGRSVAMVGDGVNDAAALATADLGLAMGTGTDAAIEASDLTLVRGDLKVAADAIRLSRRTLTTIRGNLFWAFGYNVAALPLAAFGLLNPMIAGAAMACSSVFVVTNSLRLRAFT, from the coding sequence ATGCACAGCGCAACAGAGGCCGGGACCCGGGCGGCGGAGGCTTCGACCGCTGAACTCACGATCGGCGGCATGACCTGCGCCTCCTGCGCGGCCCGCGTCGAGAAGAAGCTCAACCGGATGGACGGCGTCACCGCCACCGTCAATTACGCGACCGAGAAGGCCAAGGTCGCCTTCGGCCCGGAGACCGGCCTCGCGGATCTGATCGCCATGGTCGAGAGGACCGGATACACGGCGCAGCCGGTGCACCACCCGGAACCACCCCCGCCCGCCCCACCGACCAGCGATGACACCCGGGCCGGCACCGAAGCCGAGGACGACGACCCCGACGAGCGGAGCGCCGCCCAGGCTCTCGCCCTGCTGCGACAGCGGCTGATCGTCTCGGCCGCCCTCGCCGCCCCCGTCGTCGTGCTCGCGATGGTCCCGGCCCTCCAGTTCGACAACTGGCAGTGGCTCTCGCTCACCCTCGCCGCTCCCGTCGTCGTCTGGGGCGGACTGCCCTTCCACCGCGCGACCTGGACCAACCTCCGGCACGGTGCGGCCACCATGGACACCCTGGTCTCGATCGGCACGCTGGCCGCCTTCGGCTGGTCCCTGTGGGCACTCTTCCTCGGCGACGCGGGCATGACCGGGATGCGGCACGGCTTCGACCTCACCGTCTCGCGCGCCGGTGACTCGTCCACCATCTATCTGGAGGTCGCGGCCGGAGTCGTCACCTTCCTCCTGCTGGGCCGCTATCTGGAGGCGAGGTCCAAGCGGAAGGCCGGTTCCGCCCTGCGCGCGCTGATGCACCTGGGCGCGCAGGACGTCTCCGTCCTCCGGGACGGTACGGAGGTACGCGTCCCCGTCGCCCGGCTGGCCGCGGGCGACCGCTTCGTCGTCCGCCCCGGCGAGAAGATCGCCACCGACGGCACCGTCGTCGAGGGCGCCTCGGCCGTGGACGCCTCGATGCTCACCGGTGAGTCCGTGCCCGTGGAGATCGGCGTCGGCGACTCCGTCACCGGGGCCACCGTGAACACCTCCGGCCGGCTCGTCGTCGAGGCCACCCGGGTCGGCGCCGACACCCAGCTGGCCCGGATGGCGAAGCTCGTCGAGGACGCGCAGAACGGCAAGGCCGAGGTGCAGCGCCTCGCCGACCGGATCTCCGCCGTCTTCGTACCCGTGGTGCTGGTGATCGCGCTCGTCACCCTGATCGCGTGGCTGCTCGTCACGGACGACGTGACCGCCGCGTTCACCGCCGCCGTGGCCGTACTGATCATCGCCTGCCCCTGCGCCCTGGGCCTCGCCACCCCCACCGCCCTCATGGTCGGCACCGGACGCGGAGCCCAGCTCGGCATCCTCATCAAGGGCCCCGAAGTCCTGGAGACCACCCGCCGCGTCGACACGATCGTCCTCGACAAGACCGGCACCGTCACCACCGGCCGCATGACCCTCCTCGACGTCCACACCACCGAAGACACCGACGAAACCGACGTACTCCGCCTCGCCGGCGCCCTGGAACACTCCTCCGAACACCCCATCGCCCAGGCCGTCGCCACCGGAGCCGCCGAACGCACCGGCACCCCCCTCCCCACCCCCGAGGACTTCGCCAACATCCCCGGCCTCGGCGTCCAGGGCGTCGTCGACGGGCACCGGGTGCTGGTCGGCCGTCCGCAGTTGCTCGCCGACGCGGGCATCGACACCCCCGACGCCCTGTCCGGCGCCGTCGCGGACGCGGCGGCCGAGGGACGCACCGCGGTCATGGTCGCCTGGGACGGGCGGGCGCGCGGCGTCCTCGCCGTGGCCGACAAGATCAAGGACACCAGCGCGGAGGCCGTCGCCGAGCTCCGCGCCCTCGGCCTCCGCCCCGTTCTGCTGACCGGTGACAACCGCGCCGTGGCCGACGCCGTGGCCCGTGCCGTCGGGATCGACGAGGTCCACGCCGAGGTCCTGCCCGAGGAGAAGGTGCACGTCATCGAGGGGCTGCGGGCCGAGGGCCGCTCGGTCGCGATGGTCGGTGACGGGGTCAACGACGCCGCCGCCCTCGCCACCGCCGACCTCGGCCTGGCGATGGGGACCGGCACGGACGCCGCGATCGAGGCGAGCGACCTCACCCTGGTTCGTGGAGATCTCAAGGTGGCCGCCGACGCGATCCGGCTGTCCAGGCGCACCCTGACCACCATCAGGGGCAACCTGTTCTGGGCATTCGGTTATAACGTAGCTGCCCTGCCCCTTGCGGCATTTGGCCTGCTCAACCCTATGATTGCGGGAGCGGCGATGGCGTGCTCCTCAGTCTTCGTCGTGACGAACAGCCTGCGGTTGCGCGCCTTCACGTAA
- a CDS encoding PrsW family glutamic-type intramembrane protease has product MLRGVLAPFGHGLWTAIAGGVLLSFRKPNGRFRLAAPVIGTYLGVAVLHSLWDSMHGIAIRLVTEITDTGLSRALFAQGYIPAPTSEQQHLFTLFSVGGIVVITLVALAWLRSLARGARNAGASEGRGARFHTP; this is encoded by the coding sequence GTGCTGCGCGGGGTGCTCGCGCCGTTCGGGCACGGGCTCTGGACCGCGATCGCCGGTGGCGTACTCCTCTCCTTCCGGAAGCCGAACGGGCGTTTCCGCCTCGCCGCGCCCGTGATCGGCACATATCTCGGCGTCGCCGTGCTGCACTCGCTCTGGGACTCGATGCACGGCATCGCGATCCGGCTGGTCACCGAGATCACCGACACGGGCCTGAGCCGTGCGCTCTTCGCGCAGGGATACATCCCGGCCCCCACCTCCGAGCAGCAGCATCTGTTCACCCTCTTCTCGGTCGGCGGCATCGTCGTGATCACGCTCGTCGCGCTGGCCTGGCTGCGGTCGCTGGCCCGCGGCGCGCGGAACGCCGGAGCGAGCGAGGGGCGGGGAGCTCGCTTCCATACCCCCTAG
- a CDS encoding dihydrodipicolinate synthase family protein: MTIHLPQGPYEPRATPLDLAPGTGPLASRTVFSAAHVVADPYADISPDSPAAVDWDATLAFRRHLWSHGLGVAEAMDTAQRGMGLDWAGAAELIRRSAAEAKAVGGRIACGVGTDQLTGPASLAEVRSAYEEQLALVEESGAQAILMASRALAAAAKGPEDYLETYAHLLRQASEPVVLHWLGPMFDPALDGYWGSSDLDTATDTFLKVIAEHPDKVDGIKISLLDAEREIDVRRRLPSGVRCYTGDDFNYPELIAGDDRGFSHALLGIFDPLGPLAAHAVRVLDTGDTQGFRDLLDPTVELSRHLFQAPTRFYKTGVVFLAWLAGHQDHFTMVGGLQSARSLPHLAKAYELADRLGLFPDPELAESRMRTLLAVNGGNGGTR, from the coding sequence GTGACCATCCACCTCCCGCAGGGCCCGTACGAACCCCGCGCCACCCCGCTCGACCTGGCCCCCGGCACCGGCCCGCTCGCCTCGCGCACGGTCTTCTCCGCCGCCCATGTCGTCGCCGACCCGTACGCCGACATCAGCCCCGACTCCCCGGCCGCCGTCGACTGGGACGCCACCCTCGCCTTCCGCCGCCACCTCTGGTCGCACGGCCTGGGCGTCGCCGAGGCGATGGACACCGCCCAGCGCGGCATGGGCCTGGACTGGGCCGGCGCGGCCGAGCTGATCCGCCGCTCCGCCGCCGAGGCCAAGGCGGTCGGCGGCCGCATCGCCTGCGGCGTCGGCACCGACCAGCTCACCGGCCCCGCCTCCCTAGCCGAGGTGCGGTCCGCGTACGAGGAGCAGCTCGCCCTCGTCGAGGAGAGCGGCGCCCAGGCCATCCTGATGGCCTCCCGCGCGCTCGCCGCGGCGGCGAAGGGGCCCGAGGACTACCTGGAGACGTACGCCCACCTGCTGCGCCAGGCGTCGGAGCCGGTCGTCCTGCACTGGCTGGGCCCGATGTTCGACCCCGCGCTGGACGGCTACTGGGGCTCCTCGGACCTCGACACCGCGACCGACACGTTCCTGAAGGTCATCGCGGAGCACCCGGACAAGGTCGACGGCATCAAGATCTCGCTCCTGGACGCCGAGCGCGAGATCGACGTCCGCCGCCGTCTCCCGAGCGGGGTCCGCTGCTACACCGGCGACGACTTCAACTACCCCGAGCTGATCGCGGGCGACGACCGGGGCTTCAGCCACGCCCTGCTCGGCATCTTCGACCCGCTGGGCCCGCTGGCCGCACACGCGGTACGGGTCCTGGACACGGGCGACACCCAGGGCTTCCGCGACCTTCTCGACCCCACGGTCGAGCTGTCCCGCCACCTCTTCCAGGCGCCCACCCGCTTCTACAAGACGGGCGTGGTGTTCCTCGCCTGGCTGGCCGGCCACCAGGACCACTTCACGATGGTCGGCGGCCTGCAGTCCGCCCGCTCGCTGCCGCATCTGGCGAAGGCGTACGAACTCGCGGACCGGCTCGGCCTGTTCCCCGACCCGGAACTTGCCGAATCCCGGATGCGCACCCTGCTCGCGGTCAACGGCGGTAACGGAGGCACCCGATGA
- a CDS encoding heavy-metal-associated domain-containing protein, giving the protein MTAETQLPQATGSCCSPSGSCHDGADAGAQAGDVTTAYQVSGMTCGHCEGAISEEISGIEGVTSVKAVASTGQVTVVSAAPLADDAVRAAVDEAGYELVGRA; this is encoded by the coding sequence ATGACCGCCGAGACCCAGCTCCCCCAGGCCACCGGTTCCTGCTGCTCCCCCAGCGGCTCCTGCCACGACGGCGCGGACGCCGGTGCGCAGGCGGGCGACGTGACCACCGCCTACCAGGTGTCCGGCATGACCTGTGGACACTGCGAGGGTGCCATCTCCGAGGAGATCTCCGGCATCGAGGGTGTCACCTCGGTGAAGGCCGTGGCCTCCACGGGCCAGGTGACCGTCGTCTCCGCGGCCCCGCTGGCCGACGACGCGGTGCGCGCCGCGGTCGACGAGGCGGGCTACGAACTCGTCGGCCGGGCCTGA